The Desulfomicrobium orale DSM 12838 genome includes a window with the following:
- a CDS encoding GNAT family N-acetyltransferase: MEIKEIIENKKHFLSLLLLADEQEDMIDKYITNGKMYVLDDNGVKGECIIIDAGNKILEIKNIAIRPDCQRKGYGKALIDFIVKKYKEKYSALQVGTGDSPSIIHFYEKCGFIRSHSIKNFFINNYKHPIYERGLQLVDMVYLKRNL, translated from the coding sequence ATGGAAATAAAGGAAATCATAGAAAATAAGAAACATTTTCTGTCACTGTTGTTATTGGCAGACGAACAGGAAGATATGATAGACAAATATATTACAAATGGGAAAATGTATGTTTTAGATGATAATGGAGTTAAAGGAGAATGTATTATCATAGATGCAGGAAACAAGATTCTCGAAATCAAGAATATTGCTATTCGCCCAGATTGCCAAAGAAAAGGATATGGAAAAGCTTTGATTGATTTTATCGTTAAGAAATATAAGGAGAAATATTCTGCCTTGCAAGTTGGAACTGGAGATAGTCCATCAATCATCCATTTTTATGAAAAGTGCGGCTTTATTCGTTCCCATAGCATAAAAAATTTCTTTATAAATAATTACAAACATCCGATTTATGAGCGCGGCCTCCAGTTAGTTGATATGGTTTATCTAAAAAGAAACTTATAA
- a CDS encoding IS1595-like element ISDeor2 family transposase — protein MKNKYAKRSRISEAKVRQIVKLFAVDLNALQIAEIAGVNRNTANRYLAAFRERIARFCEAESPVQGEVEVDESYFGARRVKGVRGRGAKGKTIVFGLFKREGRVYTEIVPDCSKITLQGIIRGRVKLESIIHSDGWRGYDGLVDLGYQKHFRVEHGNNEFANKNSHINGIESFWAFAKTRLVRFRGLPKHTFYFHLKECEFRFNHRNEDSYKLLLKMLRENPLS, from the coding sequence ATGAAAAACAAGTATGCGAAGCGTTCAAGAATTTCAGAGGCCAAAGTCCGACAAATAGTGAAGCTGTTTGCCGTGGATTTGAATGCCCTGCAGATAGCTGAAATAGCCGGGGTAAATCGTAATACCGCGAACCGTTATCTGGCTGCTTTCCGAGAGAGGATTGCCCGGTTCTGCGAGGCGGAGTCTCCTGTTCAAGGCGAAGTTGAGGTTGATGAAAGCTATTTTGGCGCACGCCGCGTTAAAGGAGTCAGAGGCCGAGGAGCCAAGGGCAAAACCATTGTGTTCGGCTTATTCAAGCGTGAAGGTCGCGTTTATACCGAAATTGTCCCGGACTGTTCAAAAATCACCCTCCAAGGGATCATCCGGGGCCGCGTGAAACTTGAAAGCATTATTCACTCTGATGGCTGGCGCGGCTATGATGGTCTCGTAGACCTAGGCTACCAAAAACACTTCCGGGTTGAGCATGGCAACAATGAATTTGCCAATAAAAACTCACACATTAACGGCATTGAGAGCTTCTGGGCTTTTGCCAAAACACGACTTGTTCGTTTTAGGGGTTTGCCCAAGCACACTTTTTACTTTCATTTGAAAGAATGTGAATTTCGCTTTAACCATAGAAACGAAGATAGTTATAAACTTCTGCTCAAAATGCTCAGAGAAAATCCACTCAGCTAG
- the dnaE gene encoding DNA polymerase III subunit alpha, with protein MSGFTHLHCHSEYSLLDGAIRLKDLCARAVDFGFSSAAVTDHGNLFGSLPFYLEAKKHGIKPILGSEIYVADDMADRENKRRFHLILLAQDLLGYHNLVKIVSAGFLDGFYYKPRVDKNFLRRHSEGLICLSACLQGEVPWTLRFETMDKALAKTREYMEIFPDRFYLELQSNGLKEQEVVNDRLMEVAAETGLPLVATNDCHYLSKDDYEAHDILLCVGTGKIRSERQRLKFETNEFYYKTPEEMEAAFAHCPEAVENAGRIADMCEVELKLKQHFFPVYDVPEGSSLDREFRRLAEEGLTARLAALPYVVDESAYRERLEFELQVIIEKGFPAYFLIVQDFINWAKGQGIPVGPGRGSAAGSLVAYALRITDLDPIRYKLFFERFLNVERASLPDIDVDFCYNRRDEVIKYVTKKYGSDHVAQIVAFGTMKAKGVIRDVARALDISLKDADRIAKLIPDDLKMTLVKALEQEPELRALIDGEPRFRELYDASLRLEGLTRHSSIHAAGIVISQKPMVEYLPLHRGKNGEMVTQFDMKKVELVGLIKFDFLGLKTLTVIDDALKLIRKNGKPAPVLEKLPLDDPQTFELLGRGETDGVFQLESDGMRRVLKALKPSCFEDIIALLALYRPGPLESGMVDDFIGRKHGLRAVEYEYPELAPILHPILEDTYGVILYQEQVMKIASDLARYSLGEGDNLRRAMGKKDPAEMARQRVRFLDGAKANGISQDAAEYIFDLMEKFAGYGFNKSHSAAYAVISYQTAYVKAHYPAEFMAAIITSEVSNSDKILAHVSACRDMGIEVLPPDVNRSFNEFTVEGQAIRYGLSGIKGVGEGAVESIVEEREKDGPFGSLLDFCQRVNLRKVNKKVLESLVKSGAMDGFGCSRRALLEGLDRVQGMAQKRAKRKTSGQLSFMGLVEENNTCSLAGLGVEGEEDLPEFGDDEKCHMEKEAFGFFLIGHPLQPFRQEIRRLGYASLSQCADLPEKTPVQVPVLITSIKTITTKRGDRMAFCAIEDLGGSGEAIVFSEPYAASRELLESEEPLLLVGSVGKRDTPEDDVAEDAPRKVKLLAESFKPLSSVTGSGSEPVLLLVRSRHGAPDWRGLSDIVRQYPGEAPVQVDLVREEYICRMQFGPDYAVAPGPDFWRDFEQWRQATG; from the coding sequence CCGGGCCGTTGATTTCGGCTTTTCCTCGGCCGCCGTGACGGACCACGGCAATCTGTTCGGCTCCCTGCCCTTCTATCTGGAGGCCAAAAAACACGGCATAAAGCCCATTCTGGGCAGCGAAATCTACGTGGCCGACGACATGGCCGACCGCGAGAACAAGCGCCGCTTCCACCTGATCCTGCTGGCCCAGGATCTTCTGGGCTATCACAATCTGGTCAAGATCGTGTCCGCCGGTTTTTTGGATGGTTTTTATTACAAGCCCAGGGTGGACAAGAATTTTCTGCGCCGCCACAGCGAGGGGCTGATCTGCCTTTCGGCCTGCCTGCAGGGCGAGGTCCCCTGGACCCTGCGTTTCGAGACCATGGACAAGGCCCTGGCCAAGACGCGGGAGTACATGGAAATTTTCCCGGACCGCTTCTATCTGGAGCTGCAATCCAACGGCCTGAAGGAGCAGGAGGTGGTCAACGACCGCCTCATGGAAGTGGCGGCGGAAACGGGCCTGCCCCTGGTGGCCACCAACGACTGCCATTATCTGAGCAAGGACGATTATGAAGCCCACGACATCCTTCTCTGCGTGGGCACGGGCAAAATCAGGTCGGAAAGGCAGCGCCTGAAGTTCGAGACCAACGAGTTCTACTACAAGACTCCCGAAGAGATGGAAGCAGCCTTCGCCCACTGCCCGGAGGCCGTGGAAAACGCGGGCCGCATCGCCGACATGTGCGAGGTGGAGCTGAAGCTCAAGCAGCATTTCTTCCCGGTCTACGACGTGCCCGAAGGCTCTTCCCTGGACCGGGAATTCCGCCGTCTGGCGGAAGAAGGTCTGACCGCGCGCCTTGCGGCCCTGCCCTACGTTGTGGATGAATCCGCCTATCGGGAGCGGCTGGAATTCGAGCTTCAGGTCATCATCGAAAAGGGTTTTCCGGCCTATTTCCTCATCGTGCAGGACTTCATCAACTGGGCCAAAGGACAGGGCATTCCCGTGGGACCGGGACGTGGTTCGGCGGCCGGTTCCCTTGTGGCCTACGCGCTGCGGATTACAGACCTGGACCCCATCCGCTACAAATTGTTCTTCGAGCGCTTTCTGAACGTGGAACGTGCGTCCCTGCCCGATATCGACGTGGACTTCTGCTACAACCGCCGCGACGAAGTCATCAAGTACGTCACCAAAAAATACGGCTCCGACCATGTGGCCCAGATCGTGGCCTTCGGCACCATGAAAGCCAAGGGCGTCATCCGGGACGTGGCCAGGGCTCTGGACATCAGCCTGAAGGACGCCGACCGCATCGCCAAGCTCATCCCCGACGACCTGAAAATGACTCTGGTCAAGGCTCTGGAGCAGGAGCCGGAACTGCGCGCCCTGATCGACGGCGAACCCCGCTTCCGCGAGCTCTACGACGCGTCTTTGCGCCTGGAGGGCCTGACCCGCCACTCGTCCATCCACGCTGCGGGCATCGTCATTTCCCAGAAGCCCATGGTCGAATACCTGCCGCTGCACCGGGGCAAGAACGGCGAAATGGTCACCCAGTTCGACATGAAGAAGGTGGAACTGGTGGGCCTCATCAAGTTCGACTTTCTGGGCCTGAAGACTCTGACCGTCATCGACGACGCGCTGAAGCTCATCCGCAAGAACGGAAAGCCCGCGCCCGTTCTGGAGAAGCTGCCCCTGGACGACCCCCAGACCTTCGAGCTTCTGGGCCGGGGCGAGACCGACGGCGTGTTCCAGCTGGAATCCGACGGCATGCGCCGGGTACTGAAAGCCCTGAAGCCGTCCTGCTTCGAGGACATCATCGCCCTTCTGGCCCTGTACCGGCCCGGACCACTGGAAAGCGGCATGGTGGACGACTTCATCGGCCGCAAACACGGCCTGCGGGCCGTGGAGTACGAATATCCGGAGCTGGCGCCCATTCTGCACCCCATTCTGGAAGACACCTACGGGGTCATTCTGTATCAGGAACAGGTCATGAAGATCGCTTCGGACCTGGCCCGCTATTCCCTGGGCGAGGGCGACAATCTGCGCCGGGCCATGGGCAAGAAGGATCCGGCGGAAATGGCCAGACAGCGGGTGCGTTTTCTGGATGGAGCCAAGGCCAACGGCATTTCCCAGGATGCTGCCGAGTACATTTTCGACCTGATGGAAAAATTCGCGGGCTACGGGTTCAACAAATCCCACAGCGCCGCCTATGCCGTCATTTCCTACCAGACAGCCTATGTGAAGGCCCATTACCCGGCGGAATTCATGGCCGCGATCATCACCTCCGAGGTCTCCAATTCCGACAAGATTCTGGCCCATGTCAGCGCCTGCCGGGACATGGGCATCGAAGTGCTGCCGCCGGACGTGAACAGAAGCTTCAACGAATTCACGGTCGAAGGTCAGGCCATCCGCTACGGCCTGTCCGGGATCAAGGGCGTGGGTGAAGGCGCGGTGGAGTCCATTGTCGAGGAACGGGAAAAGGACGGCCCCTTCGGCAGCCTGCTGGATTTCTGCCAGCGCGTGAACCTGCGCAAGGTCAACAAGAAGGTGCTGGAATCTCTGGTCAAATCCGGAGCCATGGACGGTTTCGGCTGCTCCCGCCGGGCTCTGCTCGAAGGCCTGGACAGGGTGCAGGGCATGGCCCAGAAGCGGGCCAAGCGCAAAACCTCCGGGCAGCTGTCCTTCATGGGGCTGGTGGAGGAAAACAACACCTGCTCCCTGGCGGGGCTTGGCGTCGAGGGCGAGGAAGATCTGCCGGAATTCGGAGACGACGAAAAGTGCCACATGGAGAAGGAGGCTTTCGGCTTTTTCCTCATCGGACATCCGCTTCAGCCTTTCCGGCAGGAAATCCGGCGGCTGGGCTACGCATCCCTGTCCCAGTGCGCGGATCTGCCCGAGAAGACTCCGGTGCAGGTGCCGGTGCTGATCACATCCATCAAGACCATCACCACCAAGCGCGGGGACCGCATGGCCTTTTGCGCCATCGAGGATCTGGGCGGCTCGGGCGAGGCCATTGTTTTTTCCGAGCCGTATGCGGCCAGCCGGGAACTGCTGGAATCCGAAGAGCCCCTGCTCCTTGTGGGCTCCGTGGGCAAGCGGGACACTCCGGAGGACGATGTGGCCGAGGACGCGCCCAGAAAAGTGAAACTTCTGGCCGAATCCTTCAAGCCTTTGAGCTCCGTGACCGGATCCGGCTCGGAGCCGGTGCTGCTGCTGGTCCGCTCCCGGCACGGCGCGCCGGACTGGAGAGGGCTTTCGGACATTGTGCGCCAGTATCCCGGCGAAGCTCCGGTGCAGGTCGATCTGGTCCGGGAGGAGTACATCTGCCGGATGCAGTTCGGACCCGACTATGCAGTGGCTCCCGGCCCCGACTTCTGGAGGGATTTCGAGCAGTGGCGGCAGGCCACCGGATGA